A single region of the Enterococcus mundtii genome encodes:
- a CDS encoding LysR family transcriptional regulator, protein MNIQQLKYVTAVANNGSFREAAKKLFVSQPSLSAAIKELENELSITLFTRTNRGAYLTEDGQAFLKRAERILVQLDSLENYYQKSEKRESFSIASQHYDFLGPLTAQLIETFKAEVKQFRIMETTTANVIEEVQQQQSELGILYMNDHNRTGIKRYLEQGELVAQSLGTFKTHIFLRQRHPLAQQEEIKVEELAAFPQVRFTQDGNNFPYFYEDLIEIPEQESVIYTSDRGTLMNIVLETDAYASGSGIVIGEIKEYLRLIPLADSPMNELYVIYSGKQPLSDIAKKFITSIQQVMKQVK, encoded by the coding sequence ATGAACATCCAACAATTGAAATATGTCACTGCGGTAGCGAATAATGGAAGTTTTCGAGAAGCAGCAAAAAAATTGTTTGTTTCTCAACCAAGCCTTTCTGCAGCGATCAAAGAATTGGAAAATGAATTAAGTATCACTTTATTTACCCGCACGAATCGAGGTGCCTATCTAACAGAAGATGGTCAAGCCTTTTTAAAACGGGCGGAACGGATTTTAGTACAATTAGATTCTTTGGAAAACTATTACCAAAAAAGTGAAAAGCGAGAAAGCTTTTCGATTGCTTCACAACACTATGATTTTCTAGGACCATTGACTGCGCAACTGATCGAGACGTTTAAAGCAGAAGTGAAGCAGTTTCGGATCATGGAAACGACAACAGCAAACGTGATCGAAGAAGTCCAACAGCAGCAAAGCGAGTTAGGTATCCTTTATATGAATGACCATAATCGCACAGGGATCAAGCGTTACTTAGAACAAGGGGAATTAGTCGCGCAGTCTTTAGGAACATTTAAGACCCATATCTTTCTTAGACAGCGCCATCCACTTGCCCAGCAAGAAGAAATAAAGGTAGAAGAGTTAGCAGCATTTCCACAAGTTCGGTTTACACAAGATGGCAATAATTTTCCTTACTTTTATGAAGATCTAATTGAGATCCCTGAACAAGAATCGGTGATCTATACGAGTGACCGTGGCACGTTGATGAACATTGTGTTAGAAACAGATGCCTATGCTTCAGGCTCTGGCATCGTGATCGGGGAGATCAAAGAATATTTACGCTTGATTCCTTTAGCGGATAGTCCGATGAATGAGTTATATGTCATTTATTCTGGAAAGCAGCCATTAAGTGATATCGCCAAGAAGTTTATCACAAGTATCCAACAGGTGATGAAACAGGTGAAGTGA